From one Caminicella sporogenes DSM 14501 genomic stretch:
- the minC gene encoding septum site-determining protein MinC, whose product MDLKNYVEFKGTKDGLVLLLNETSDFESIKRQLIERLEKAKNFFEGAKVKSIQGKLLSKNEEDEIIDIINNKYGMIMVREEIKSSAAEKSKIEVFEGLEEGITKFVNSTLRSGTKIEFEGNLVIIGDINPGAEVRAHGNIVVMGVLRGIAHAGANGNRKAFVTALKLIPTQLRIADYIARSPDSNIFNPKYPEIAFIKNDMIVIEPYLTKKR is encoded by the coding sequence ATGGATTTAAAAAATTATGTAGAATTTAAAGGAACAAAAGATGGATTAGTACTTCTTTTAAATGAAACTAGTGATTTTGAAAGTATTAAACGACAACTAATTGAAAGACTTGAGAAGGCAAAGAATTTTTTTGAGGGTGCAAAAGTAAAATCAATACAAGGCAAATTATTATCTAAAAATGAAGAGGATGAAATAATTGATATTATTAACAATAAATATGGAATGATTATGGTAAGAGAAGAAATAAAGAGTAGTGCAGCAGAAAAAAGTAAAATAGAAGTTTTTGAAGGCTTAGAAGAAGGTATTACTAAGTTTGTGAATAGTACCTTGCGTTCAGGTACTAAAATCGAATTTGAAGGAAATTTAGTAATCATAGGAGATATAAATCCAGGAGCTGAAGTCAGGGCTCATGGAAATATAGTTGTAATGGGAGTACTTAGAGGAATAGCTCATGCTGGAGCAAATGGAAATAGAAAGGCATTTGTAACGGCATTAAAATTAATTCCAACGCAACTTAGAATTGCTGATTATATAGCAAGGTCTCCTGATAGCAATATTTTTAATCCAAAATACCCTGAGATTGCCTTCATTAAAAATGATATGATAGTTATTGAACCATATTTAACTAAAAAAAGATAA
- a CDS encoding rod shape-determining protein, with protein sequence MGILDMFTKDMGIDLGTANTLVNVKGEGIVVREPSVVAIQEDTKEVLAVGLEAKKMIGRTPGNIIAIRPLKDGVIADFDITQSMLKYFIKRAYPKRSLFFAPRVVVGVPSGVTEVEKRAVIDAALSAGAKDALLIEEPMAAAIGAGLPVAEPTGSMVVDIGGGTTEIAVISLGGIVTSKSIRIGGDEMDEAIAYYIKKEYNLMIGERTAEETKITIGSAFLKPKEEKKEIRGRDLVTGLPKTLTVTSTEIMSALKEPVNAILEGIKVTLEKTPPELASDIMEFGIMLTGGGALLDGLDVLIRKETGMPVRIAEEPLDCVAIGTGKALENYDMLKRVFISTKRNG encoded by the coding sequence ATGGGAATTTTAGATATGTTTACAAAAGATATGGGAATCGATTTAGGAACAGCAAATACATTAGTAAATGTTAAAGGAGAAGGTATAGTAGTACGTGAACCATCTGTAGTAGCTATACAAGAAGATACAAAAGAGGTATTAGCTGTTGGATTAGAAGCAAAGAAGATGATAGGAAGAACTCCCGGAAATATAATTGCTATTAGGCCATTAAAAGATGGTGTTATAGCAGATTTTGATATTACTCAAAGTATGTTAAAATATTTTATTAAGAGAGCATATCCTAAGCGTTCGTTGTTTTTTGCACCGAGAGTAGTTGTAGGTGTGCCATCTGGAGTTACAGAAGTTGAAAAAAGAGCTGTTATTGATGCAGCTTTGTCAGCTGGTGCAAAAGATGCTTTATTAATAGAAGAACCTATGGCAGCTGCAATTGGGGCTGGACTGCCTGTTGCAGAACCTACTGGCAGTATGGTAGTAGATATAGGTGGAGGGACAACAGAGATAGCAGTTATTTCATTAGGAGGGATAGTTACTAGTAAGTCCATAAGAATTGGTGGAGATGAAATGGATGAAGCAATTGCTTATTATATAAAAAAAGAATATAATTTAATGATTGGAGAAAGAACGGCAGAGGAAACTAAAATTACAATTGGTTCAGCTTTTTTAAAACCAAAAGAAGAAAAAAAGGAAATAAGAGGTCGTGATTTAGTAACTGGACTTCCTAAGACTCTTACTGTAACATCAACAGAAATCATGAGTGCATTAAAAGAACCAGTTAATGCTATATTAGAAGGTATAAAAGTAACTCTTGAAAAAACGCCTCCTGAACTTGCTTCTGATATTATGGAATTTGGTATTATGCTTACTGGTGGAGGAGCTTTACTAGATGGACTTGATGTGCTTATTAGAAAAGAAACTGGTATGCCTGTTAGAATAGCAGAAGAACCTCTCGATTGTGTAGCGATTGGAACGGGAAAGGCTTTAGAAAATTATGATATGCTTAAAAGGGTTTTTATTTCTACTAAGAGAAATGGCTAA
- the mreC gene encoding rod shape-determining protein MreC: MFNVLRKKIMIVTLVTIIIIGIIGKSYGGREKITFPERQVGSVITPVQKFLYMGSNFIYEIIQPLTKVWKLDKENERLREENRELKKKIIFLTLTRQEKKDLENLKKILNYTSEKGIDDYVACNVIAKDPGNWFTMFTIDAGSNKGITKNSVVLNGDGLVGLVYEVGQNWSKVISIMDNKSRVSFEVLSVDENNIGFINGKGKENLVGYLIDPQKNIDVGEEIITSGLGIYPRGILIGKVVDVIAKKDELLKTVIVKPAVNFKKIDRVLVIPKKIHSKRGLE; the protein is encoded by the coding sequence ATGTTTAATGTTTTAAGAAAAAAAATAATGATAGTAACATTAGTTACTATCATTATTATTGGTATTATAGGGAAATCATATGGTGGTAGAGAAAAAATAACCTTTCCAGAAAGACAAGTAGGAAGTGTCATTACTCCTGTGCAAAAATTTTTATATATGGGCAGTAATTTTATCTATGAAATAATACAGCCATTAACTAAAGTATGGAAATTAGATAAAGAAAATGAAAGGTTAAGAGAGGAAAATAGAGAGCTTAAGAAGAAGATAATTTTTCTTACGCTGACTAGGCAGGAAAAGAAGGATTTAGAAAACTTAAAAAAAATACTAAATTATACATCTGAAAAAGGTATAGATGATTATGTAGCATGTAATGTTATAGCTAAAGACCCTGGAAATTGGTTTACTATGTTTACTATAGATGCGGGAAGTAATAAGGGAATTACTAAAAATAGCGTAGTTCTTAATGGTGATGGATTAGTAGGTCTAGTTTATGAAGTTGGACAAAATTGGTCTAAAGTTATATCAATAATGGATAACAAAAGTAGAGTCAGTTTTGAAGTACTTAGTGTAGATGAAAATAACATAGGTTTCATTAATGGCAAGGGTAAAGAAAACCTTGTAGGATATTTGATAGACCCTCAAAAAAATATAGATGTAGGTGAAGAAATAATAACTTCAGGGCTTGGAATATATCCTAGAGGAATTCTTATTGGCAAAGTTGTTGATGTTATTGCAAAAAAAGATGAATTATTAAAAACTGTAATAGTTAAACCAGCAGTTAATTTTAAAAAGATAGATAGAGTTTTAGTTATACCAAAAAAAATACATAGTAAAAGGGGTTTAGAATGA
- a CDS encoding Maf family protein has protein sequence MNKIILASSSPRRREILKNIGLKFDIVKADIEEKVRTDEKPEQIVMALAFEKAINIANKIEKDFIIIAADTIVYKDRVLGKPKNFEEAYEMLKLLEDDIHYVYTGIAVIKAGSHKKVVDFEKTKVKIKKLTDEKIKRYIETGEVWDKAGAYAIQGFGSLIVEWIEGDYFNVVGLPISKLDKILHEHFNISIL, from the coding sequence TTGAATAAGATTATTTTGGCTTCATCTTCTCCACGAAGAAGAGAAATATTAAAAAATATTGGATTAAAATTTGACATAGTTAAAGCTGATATAGAAGAAAAAGTCAGAACTGATGAGAAGCCAGAACAGATTGTTATGGCTTTAGCTTTTGAAAAGGCGATAAATATTGCAAATAAGATAGAGAAAGATTTTATCATTATTGCTGCTGACACGATTGTATATAAGGATAGAGTATTAGGTAAACCTAAAAATTTCGAGGAAGCATATGAAATGTTAAAGTTACTTGAAGATGATATACATTATGTGTATACTGGAATAGCTGTTATTAAAGCTGGTTCTCATAAAAAAGTTGTAGATTTTGAAAAGACAAAAGTAAAAATAAAAAAGTTGACTGATGAAAAGATAAAAAGATATATAGAAACTGGGGAAGTTTGGGATAAAGCAGGAGCTTATGCAATACAGGGATTTGGTTCTTTAATTGTTGAATGGATTGAAGGAGATTATTTTAATGTTGTGGGTTTACCTATTTCAAAACTTGATAAAATTCTACATGAGCATTTTAATATTTCAATATTATAA
- the radC gene encoding RadC family protein produces the protein MFDYKLTIKEMPESERPREKMILYGPSSLSNSELLAILIRTGSREHSALELANIILSQDEKGIRFLADCTIEELSQIKGIGCSKACQILAAVELGSRISKSLIDFRVSIKSPKDVVDFFIEDMKFLNKEHFKIVLLNTKNEIITYETISIGSLNASIVHPREVFNRAIKKNAASVILLHNHPSGNPNPSREDINITKRLVNAGKIIGIEVLDHIIIGDGNYYSMKENMMI, from the coding sequence ATGTTCGATTATAAATTGACGATTAAAGAAATGCCTGAAAGTGAAAGACCCAGAGAAAAAATGATTTTATACGGACCGAGTTCACTGTCTAATAGTGAACTATTAGCAATTTTGATTAGGACGGGTAGTAGAGAACATTCAGCGCTAGAACTTGCTAATATAATATTAAGCCAAGATGAGAAAGGAATAAGGTTTTTAGCTGATTGTACGATAGAGGAATTAAGTCAAATAAAAGGCATAGGATGTAGCAAAGCTTGTCAAATATTAGCTGCTGTTGAGCTTGGAAGCAGAATTTCAAAAAGTCTTATAGATTTTAGGGTTTCTATTAAATCACCAAAAGATGTTGTTGATTTTTTTATTGAAGATATGAAGTTTTTAAATAAAGAGCATTTTAAAATTGTGCTTTTAAATACTAAAAATGAAATAATTACTTATGAAACAATTTCCATTGGAAGTTTGAATGCATCAATAGTTCATCCAAGAGAAGTTTTTAATAGAGCTATTAAGAAAAATGCTGCTTCGGTTATTCTTTTGCATAATCATCCGAGTGGAAATCCAAATCCGAGCAGAGAAGATATAAATATTACTAAGCGTCTTGTAAATGCTGGAAAAATAATAGGTATTGAAGTATTAGATCACATTATTATAGGAGATGGAAATTACTATAGTATGAAGGAAAATATGATGATTTAA
- the rsxE gene encoding electron transport complex subunit RsxE: MNPIKNLKNGLVKENPIFFQLLGMCPTLAVTTSASNGMGMGLATTAVLVCSNTVISLLRKFIPSKIRIPVFIVVIASFVTIVGMLMEGYVPALFNTLGLFIPLIVVNCLILARAEAYASKNGVLGSAFDGIGMGLGFTWALTLLGSIRELLGAGSIFGFNVFGASFKPALIMILPPGAFLALGILLAINNVIKSKNK, translated from the coding sequence TTGAATCCTATAAAGAATTTAAAAAATGGACTTGTTAAAGAAAATCCGATATTTTTTCAATTGTTAGGTATGTGTCCTACATTAGCTGTAACAACTTCGGCAAGTAATGGTATGGGTATGGGTTTAGCAACTACTGCTGTTTTAGTATGTTCAAATACTGTTATATCTTTGCTAAGAAAATTTATACCTAGTAAAATTAGAATACCGGTTTTTATTGTTGTCATAGCAAGTTTCGTTACTATAGTTGGAATGTTGATGGAAGGATATGTTCCTGCATTATTTAATACCCTTGGATTATTTATTCCTCTTATAGTTGTTAACTGTTTGATATTAGCAAGAGCAGAAGCATATGCTTCTAAAAATGGAGTTTTAGGTTCTGCTTTTGATGGTATAGGTATGGGATTAGGTTTTACATGGGCTCTAACGTTGTTAGGTAGTATTAGAGAATTGTTAGGTGCAGGAAGTATTTTTGGTTTTAATGTATTTGGAGCCTCTTTTAAACCTGCTTTAATAATGATATTACCTCCAGGAGCATTTTTGGCTCTAGGTATATTATTAGCTATTAATAATGTTATCAAGTCTAAAAATAAATAG
- a CDS encoding RnfABCDGE type electron transport complex subunit B codes for MDINNILLASVSLGSMGLVFGAGLAYASKKFAVEIDPRALEIREILPGANCGGCGFPGCDGFANAVVEGRAPVNGCPVGGAETAQKIGKIMGIEVEEGVRKVARVICAGDNTKCMEKYEYFGIQDCRAAAMLGGGSKSCSYGCLGLGTCVEACQFDAIRITDGKIAKIDPDKCTACGKCIEVCPKQVIQFVPYDQEVIVDCNNKEFGKTVKEKCNVGCIGCQICVKTCPFDAIEFSNNLAKINYDKCTNCMLCAEKCPTKAIYANFENRKKAEIIEEDCVGCTLCKKVCPVDAIEGELKQKHKVKEDVCIGCGACEQKCPRNAIKMK; via the coding sequence ATGGATATTAATAATATTCTTTTAGCTAGTGTAAGTTTAGGCAGTATGGGTTTAGTATTTGGAGCAGGACTGGCTTATGCTTCTAAAAAGTTTGCTGTTGAAATAGATCCCAGAGCGCTTGAAATAAGGGAAATATTACCGGGAGCTAACTGCGGAGGCTGTGGATTTCCGGGATGTGATGGTTTTGCCAATGCAGTTGTTGAAGGAAGAGCTCCTGTAAACGGATGTCCGGTTGGTGGAGCAGAGACTGCACAAAAAATTGGTAAAATTATGGGCATTGAGGTTGAAGAAGGCGTAAGAAAAGTTGCAAGAGTAATATGTGCTGGAGATAATACAAAGTGTATGGAAAAATATGAATACTTCGGTATTCAGGACTGTAGAGCTGCTGCAATGCTTGGTGGAGGAAGTAAAAGCTGTAGTTATGGTTGTTTGGGATTGGGTACATGTGTAGAGGCTTGTCAATTTGATGCTATTAGAATTACTGATGGTAAAATAGCTAAAATAGACCCAGACAAGTGTACTGCTTGTGGAAAATGTATAGAGGTTTGTCCAAAGCAAGTTATACAATTTGTACCTTATGACCAAGAAGTAATAGTTGATTGTAATAATAAGGAGTTTGGAAAAACTGTTAAAGAAAAATGTAATGTAGGTTGTATAGGCTGCCAAATATGTGTTAAGACTTGTCCTTTTGATGCCATAGAATTTTCAAACAACTTAGCAAAAATAAATTATGATAAATGTACTAATTGTATGCTTTGTGCTGAGAAATGTCCTACTAAAGCCATATATGCAAACTTTGAAAATAGAAAAAAAGCAGAAATAATAGAAGAAGATTGTGTAGGATGTACCCTTTGTAAGAAAGTTTGTCCGGTAGATGCAATTGAAGGAGAATTAAAACAAAAACATAAAGTTAAGGAAGATGTTTGTATTGGCTGTGGAGCTTGTGAACAAAAATGTCCTAGAAATGCCATAAAAATGAAATAA
- the mreD gene encoding rod shape-determining protein MreD, translated as MNKYLLYLLVILNFILQTTIFQYFRIAGILPNTALILVIIISLLNGRKKGITAGILAGLLQDFFFSRAIGINLLIYLFISYFIGGLEKKLFKDNLLTPIFLIAVSTIFYYLIYCLILYFLNYSSNFWFVLKKVTLFEMVYNITVGIFVYKWFYYKYYVSK; from the coding sequence ATGAATAAGTACTTATTATATTTATTGGTAATATTAAATTTTATATTACAGACAACTATATTTCAATACTTTAGAATTGCTGGTATATTACCAAATACAGCCCTTATTTTAGTAATTATAATAAGTCTATTAAATGGCAGAAAAAAAGGGATTACTGCAGGGATATTAGCCGGTCTTCTGCAGGATTTCTTTTTTAGTAGAGCTATTGGAATAAATTTATTAATTTATTTATTTATAAGTTATTTTATAGGGGGATTAGAAAAAAAATTATTTAAAGATAATTTACTAACACCTATTTTTTTAATTGCAGTTTCAACTATATTTTATTATTTGATATATTGTTTAATATTATACTTTTTAAATTATTCTAGCAATTTTTGGTTTGTATTAAAAAAAGTAACTTTATTTGAGATGGTATACAATATAACCGTAGGTATTTTTGTATATAAATGGTTTTATTATAAATACTATGTCAGTAAGTAA
- the rsxA gene encoding electron transport complex subunit RsxA, giving the protein MENAGIFVLLVSSILVNNFVLSRFLGICPFLGVSKQVETALGMGMAVTFVMTLAGIMTYFVQKLILIPAHIEYLQIVAFILVIASLVQFVEIVLQKISPTLYQALGVYLPLITTNCAVLGLALLNIQYKFNLIQTITHSIGAAIGFSLAIVLFAGIREKLEIADVPTPFKGFPIALITASLMSIAFLGFTGLV; this is encoded by the coding sequence ATGGAAAATGCAGGTATTTTTGTACTGTTAGTCAGTTCTATATTAGTTAATAACTTTGTTTTATCTAGATTCTTGGGTATATGTCCGTTTTTGGGAGTTTCTAAACAAGTTGAAACTGCTTTAGGAATGGGTATGGCGGTTACATTTGTTATGACACTTGCGGGGATTATGACTTATTTTGTTCAAAAATTGATATTAATTCCTGCTCATATAGAATATTTGCAAATAGTAGCTTTTATTTTAGTAATTGCTTCACTTGTACAGTTTGTTGAAATAGTCCTTCAAAAAATAAGTCCTACTTTATATCAGGCATTAGGTGTTTATTTACCACTTATTACAACAAACTGTGCGGTATTAGGTTTAGCGCTGTTAAATATACAGTATAAATTTAATTTAATACAAACAATAACTCATTCTATAGGAGCGGCAATAGGATTTTCTCTTGCTATAGTGTTATTTGCAGGTATAAGAGAAAAACTTGAAATTGCAGATGTTCCAACTCCTTTTAAAGGTTTTCCTATAGCACTTATTACAGCAAGTCTAATGTCAATAGCATTTTTAGGTTTTACAGGACTTGTTTAA
- a CDS encoding penicillin-binding transpeptidase domain-containing protein, which yields MLKKLNDRNNQIIVSFIVIFVIFILRLAVLTVVDGEKYREISENRRKKNIPVIAKRGEIFDRNGELLAGNKSSFTVQMLRSDLPNKNLNEIAIKIIDILDNFNEKHIEFPIIIENGKYYYSFDREIEQWLKSKGKEYENLKDAKAVFNKIVAENIPIKNLDVYKAQEILAYMGITPPISVKLMKFLPEIEKDNFLKSYGLDEKISAREAFKKIREKFKISTKYTDEEARKILIIRHALKEQGYKKYKPLKIASGISEKTAIYIEELGMELPGISVVIEPIRYYPNKELAAHVIGYLGKISRESEIEKYVKKNGYLKSDIIGKTGIEGKYELELKGKNGCKSVEVDAYGRTVKEYEYVNKPISGKDIYLTIDANLQRTAQESLKKALEAIQRGGVFKSKWGDYRYSEAFKNAKSGAVVAVNVKTGEVLALANYPSYDPNLFATGISSEDWARLQPENKRDPIAPRPLYNIATLTAVQPGSTFKMITGLAGLEKGLDPNRKFYDVGYLKRGNKTFGSWKWNLYRTSHGYVDLYKALEESVNTYFFNLSNGQINARDSKDNKPLGIDINIGDILEYAKKFGLGEKTGIEIGEVSYGVPTPNKKALTIKTLLKRKLKSIAKDYFTEEVLSSKEKLNEVIDKIVSWADENPKRYEIANRMKKIGVKEEKINELTDLVKYSYYNQMKFREGDGFNLAIGQGAHAYTPIQMARYISAIANGGYLNKLTLVKKIGNEEINNNKKVKIKLVNDENLKHIMKGMLQVTQGDKGTARKVFKKFPVLVGAKTGTAEKSGKIPPKDEVEYLKKHLKYISKNLSLDMVEKESKKIYESRKKELEKLQKEGKTDEVVNKLTKGYIDEGNIMREAIKKLSNYKITNEMIDRFKENYDNFSWFVSFAPYEDPQIAVVVLLVQGGHGGYGAPIAREVIAEYLGLNKEVSDNISSNEQKTESE from the coding sequence ATGCTTAAAAAGCTAAATGATAGAAATAATCAAATAATAGTTAGTTTTATAGTTATATTTGTTATTTTTATTTTAAGATTAGCTGTTTTAACAGTAGTTGATGGAGAGAAGTACAGAGAAATTTCCGAGAACAGAAGAAAAAAAAATATACCTGTTATAGCAAAACGAGGTGAAATATTTGACAGAAATGGAGAGTTGTTAGCTGGAAATAAATCTAGTTTTACAGTTCAAATGCTCAGAAGTGATTTACCTAATAAAAATCTTAATGAAATTGCAATTAAAATAATTGACATACTTGATAATTTTAATGAAAAACATATAGAGTTTCCTATAATAATAGAAAATGGTAAATACTACTATTCTTTTGATAGGGAAATTGAGCAGTGGCTTAAGTCAAAAGGTAAAGAATATGAAAATTTAAAAGATGCAAAAGCTGTATTTAATAAAATTGTTGCTGAAAATATTCCAATTAAAAATTTAGATGTGTATAAAGCTCAAGAAATTTTAGCATATATGGGTATTACACCACCAATTTCAGTTAAACTTATGAAATTTTTACCTGAAATAGAAAAGGATAATTTTTTAAAAAGTTATGGATTAGATGAAAAAATTAGTGCAAGAGAAGCATTTAAAAAAATCAGAGAAAAGTTTAAAATTAGTACAAAGTATACAGATGAAGAAGCTAGGAAAATTTTAATTATTCGTCATGCTTTAAAAGAACAAGGATATAAAAAATATAAACCGCTAAAAATAGCATCAGGTATTTCAGAAAAGACTGCGATTTATATTGAAGAGCTCGGTATGGAATTACCGGGAATAAGTGTAGTAATTGAACCTATACGATATTATCCAAATAAAGAGCTTGCAGCTCATGTAATTGGATATTTAGGTAAGATTTCTCGTGAGTCGGAAATAGAAAAATATGTGAAGAAAAATGGATATTTAAAGAGCGATATTATAGGTAAAACGGGAATAGAAGGAAAATATGAGTTAGAGTTAAAGGGAAAAAATGGGTGTAAATCAGTAGAAGTGGATGCATATGGAAGAACTGTAAAAGAATATGAATATGTAAACAAACCAATATCAGGAAAAGATATTTATTTAACTATTGATGCAAATCTTCAAAGAACTGCTCAAGAATCTTTAAAAAAGGCTCTTGAAGCAATTCAAAGAGGTGGAGTTTTTAAAAGTAAGTGGGGAGATTATAGGTATTCAGAAGCGTTTAAAAATGCAAAATCTGGAGCAGTAGTAGCTGTTAATGTTAAGACGGGAGAAGTACTTGCACTTGCAAATTATCCTTCTTATGACCCAAATCTTTTTGCAACTGGTATTTCAAGTGAAGATTGGGCTAGATTACAGCCGGAAAATAAAAGAGATCCAATAGCTCCAAGACCTTTGTATAACATAGCAACTTTAACTGCTGTGCAGCCGGGTTCTACATTTAAGATGATTACGGGACTTGCGGGACTTGAAAAGGGATTAGATCCAAATAGAAAATTTTATGATGTAGGATATTTGAAAAGAGGTAATAAAACTTTTGGTAGCTGGAAGTGGAATTTATATAGAACATCTCATGGTTATGTAGATTTATATAAAGCTTTAGAAGAATCTGTTAATACTTATTTTTTTAATTTATCCAATGGGCAAATTAATGCACGAGATTCTAAAGATAATAAGCCTTTAGGAATAGATATTAATATAGGTGATATATTAGAATACGCCAAAAAATTTGGATTAGGAGAAAAAACGGGAATAGAAATAGGAGAAGTTTCATATGGAGTGCCTACTCCAAATAAAAAAGCACTTACGATAAAAACATTATTGAAAAGAAAATTAAAATCTATAGCAAAAGATTATTTTACCGAAGAAGTATTGTCTTCTAAAGAAAAATTGAATGAAGTTATAGACAAGATAGTATCTTGGGCTGATGAAAATCCTAAGAGATATGAAATAGCTAATAGAATGAAGAAAATAGGTGTTAAAGAAGAGAAAATTAATGAATTGACAGATTTAGTTAAGTATAGTTATTATAACCAAATGAAATTTAGAGAAGGAGATGGCTTTAACCTTGCAATTGGACAAGGTGCTCATGCTTATACACCTATACAGATGGCAAGATATATATCTGCAATTGCTAATGGTGGATATTTAAATAAATTGACCCTTGTAAAAAAGATAGGAAATGAAGAAATCAATAATAATAAAAAGGTTAAAATAAAACTTGTAAATGATGAAAATTTAAAACATATAATGAAGGGAATGCTTCAAGTAACTCAAGGAGATAAAGGAACTGCTAGAAAAGTATTTAAAAAATTTCCAGTTTTAGTAGGTGCGAAAACTGGAACAGCAGAAAAAAGTGGAAAAATTCCTCCAAAAGATGAAGTTGAGTATTTAAAAAAACATTTAAAATATATATCAAAAAACTTATCTTTAGATATGGTTGAAAAGGAATCTAAAAAGATATATGAGAGTAGAAAAAAAGAGCTTGAAAAGCTTCAAAAAGAAGGGAAAACTGATGAAGTAGTAAATAAGCTGACAAAGGGTTATATAGATGAAGGAAATATAATGAGAGAAGCAATAAAAAAATTGTCAAATTATAAAATTACCAATGAAATGATTGATAGATTTAAAGAAAATTATGATAATTTTTCTTGGTTTGTTTCTTTTGCTCCTTATGAAGACCCTCAGATTGCAGTTGTAGTACTCTTAGTTCAAGGTGGTCATGGAGGATATGGAGCACCTATAGCTAGGGAAGTTATTGCTGAATATCTGGGGTTAAATAAAGAAGTAAGTGATAATATTTCATCAAATGAACAAAAAACTGAGTCTGAATAA
- a CDS encoding DUF4321 domain-containing protein, which yields MRTRDKNVLILLLLLLSGSIVGGFIGDAFKDTFNWLAYGKTIGVNTFTLDLNIIKITLGFIMNINIASIIGIIIAIFIFTRL from the coding sequence GTGAGAACAAGAGATAAAAATGTACTTATATTGCTTTTGCTTTTATTATCGGGTTCGATAGTAGGAGGCTTTATAGGAGATGCCTTTAAAGATACATTTAATTGGCTTGCGTATGGTAAGACAATAGGAGTAAATACCTTTACATTAGATTTGAATATTATTAAAATAACATTAGGATTCATTATGAATATAAATATTGCAAGTATAATTGGTATCATAATTGCTATATTTATTTTTACTAGATTGTAG
- the minD gene encoding septum site-determining protein MinD, which yields MGEVIVITSGKGGVGKTTTTANIGTSLAMLGKKVVVIDADIGLRNLDVVLGLENRIVYDIVDVVEGVCRLKQALIRDKRFDDLYLLPAAQTKDKTAVSPEQMQKLCGDLKEIYDFVLVDCPAGIEQGFKNAIAGADKAIVVTTPEISAVRDADRIIGLLEAAELRDPKLIINRIRIDMVKKGDMMNIEDMTDILAIDLLGVVPDDQSIVISTNRGEPAVSDDNSMAGRAFRNIAKRILGEEVPFLELEVQEGFMAKLAKFFRLNK from the coding sequence ATGGGAGAAGTTATAGTTATTACTTCTGGTAAAGGAGGAGTAGGTAAAACAACTACAACTGCTAATATTGGAACAAGTCTTGCTATGTTAGGTAAGAAAGTAGTTGTTATTGATGCAGATATAGGACTTAGAAATTTAGATGTTGTATTGGGATTGGAAAATAGAATAGTTTATGATATAGTTGATGTAGTAGAAGGAGTATGTAGGCTTAAACAGGCTTTAATACGTGATAAAAGATTTGATGACCTCTATTTGTTACCTGCTGCACAGACAAAAGATAAAACAGCTGTTTCACCTGAACAAATGCAAAAACTTTGTGGTGATTTGAAAGAAATTTACGATTTTGTATTAGTTGATTGTCCAGCAGGAATAGAACAGGGATTTAAAAATGCTATTGCAGGTGCAGACAAGGCTATAGTAGTAACTACTCCTGAAATTTCAGCTGTTAGAGATGCTGATAGAATAATTGGACTGTTAGAAGCTGCAGAACTTAGAGATCCAAAGCTTATAATAAATAGGATAAGAATAGATATGGTTAAAAAAGGCGATATGATGAATATTGAAGATATGACAGATATTTTAGCAATAGATTTATTAGGTGTAGTACCTGATGATCAATCTATAGTTATTTCTACAAATAGAGGTGAACCAGCTGTTAGCGATGATAATTCTATGGCTGGACGTGCATTTAGGAATATTGCTAAAAGGATTTTAGGGGAAGAAGTTCCTTTCTTGGAACTTGAAGTACAAGAAGGTTTCATGGCTAAATTAGCAAAATTTTTTCGTTTAAATAAATAA